The Methanomassiliicoccales archaeon region TGAAATGAATTGTGCACCGTACAACAAATGGAAAGATTACCTTTATGATTACGCCTCGAGGAAGGGGTTCAGTGCCGACTGGGTTAATTTCGGGCTATGGCGATGGAAAACGGTACCACAATCGATAGTCGATGAACTCAAACGCCTAGGGAAGGACGATGCGCTGCGGCATCGCCACGAGTTCGATGAAATCGATCGAGTAAGAGCACCGCAGAGGGGTTTAACATTGATCATGCAAGAGGGTTTCTCCCCATGCATCAAGGGATACAGTGCCGAGGGTGTCTTTAACAAACCCCTTAATTTCATGGAGGTCTGCAACCTCCTCAATATCGTGGGGGAGGTAGAGGTCGACTCAGGGGGAAACTTCTGTCGAGTTAATGATGTGATCGTCACGAAAGAAGGGGCGATCATTGCCAAGGGACATAGCCCTGATGTGATAAAAGAAAATGTAGAAAAGGTGCGCCAAGCAGTAGTCAAGGCCATGGAGTGCGTCGGGTGCGGAGTGTGCATCGCAAGATGCACCAAGGGTGCACTCATGCTAGAGCAGGATCACATTCGGATTCTCCCCCACAGGTGCGTTCACTGCGGGAAATGCATCGAACCATGTCCTGCACTCAGCTTTGGCGACTCCGCTTTTGATTTCTAGGTCTCGAACACGGCTATATTGAGATCCTCAGCCAACGCGAAACCAGTTTGCCTCCACGCTCAACGCACAAAATCGATTCCGTCATCGCTTGCTGAGCCGTATCCCCTTGCACTCCTCTGGGGAGCAAAATTGCTAGCCAGCTTGTCCTCATAATCATAGTCGCTTCGCCCCAGCATGTATTTCGATTTTGCTCCTGTGACAATAAGGAGCACCTTAATGGTTCCCTTCAGTTCCTGTTCGATCGAGCATCCCCAGATGATTCGTGCCCTCTCGTTTACGCTGTTTGTTACGATCTCTGCCGCTTTCTGCGCTTCCGCAATTGTCATGTCAGGACCGCCAACTACCCTGATAAGGGCACCTTTGGCATCCTTCAGATCAATTTCACCGAGGAGCGGCGATGTAAGCGCTTCCTTTACGGCGGCTTCAACCCGGTTGTCCTCGTCATCGGATTCGCCGATACCAACGAATGAAATCCCTCCTTCCCTCATCACTGTTTGGATATCGCTGTAATCGAGGTTCACAAGTCCCGGTTTGGTTATGATCTCAGTGAGACCTTTCATCGTCTGCATCAAGACCTCGTCGGCCACCTTGAACGCTGCATCGATCGGGAGTTTCGGAACGAGCTCCAGTAGCTTGTCATTTGGAATGACGATCGTTGTATCGCACACCCGCCTCAACTTATCGAGACCTGCGAGGGCATTTTCCATTCTTACGGTTCCTTCAGCCTTAAACGGCAATGTGACGACTCCGATTGTCAAGGCTTGGAGCGATTCCTTAGCGATTCTTGCAACAAAATGCGCCGATCCAGTCCCCGTACCGCCGCCCAATCCAGCAGTGACGAA contains the following coding sequences:
- the ftsZ gene encoding cell division protein FtsZ translates to MRDALMVNSLVKHALAASKTVNGDQQIGQGAVDGSSDIDEELRKIAAQMDVCIKIIGCGGGGSNTINRCVDAGISGAQLCAINTDAKHLLTIRAPKKILIGRTATRGLGAGAIPEVGEQAARENELEIREYLRGAHIVFVTAGLGGGTGTGSAHFVARIAKESLQALTIGVVTLPFKAEGTVRMENALAGLDKLRRVCDTTIVIPNDKLLELVPKLPIDAAFKVADEVLMQTMKGLTEIITKPGLVNLDYSDIQTVMREGGISFVGIGESDDEDNRVEAAVKEALTSPLLGEIDLKDAKGALIRVVGGPDMTIAEAQKAAEIVTNSVNERARIIWGCSIEQELKGTIKVLLIVTGAKSKYMLGRSDYDYEDKLASNFAPQRSARGYGSASDDGIDFVR